CATCAACACACATATCAACTGACTCGTCACTCGTGCATTGTATCACATTTCAGTTTTGGCACTGCAGCTTATCAACACACAAGCATTAACTCCTAGTACGGGCAAGGATAGCTCTGttcctttttttttccttttttctgctTTCAGGAAACAAAGTGGATATAGAGCTacccagccagccagccagccagccagccatgCAAGTTGGGCTAAACCTTGTGTTCCTGAGCTTGCAGCAACTTATAACGCAAAGATAGCAAAGCTATCCTGGATAGGCATAAAATGGAGAGAGGGCGTGCTATTTTTGACAGCAAGGACTGCATCCGTATTTGGTCCGTGATAACCTACCTACCAACTTAAATGGTAGCCTTTTCTAGCTCTTGTGTCGGTGGAGCCATACGCCCCACATGATCAACTACTACTATGTCATCGGAGAAGAATCTCTAGCATTCCGAAAATCAGCAGTGCAAGCAGTGACAGCCTTGCAGTTAATCATTGAAGTGTGATAATTTTTCTAGTGTCTTGCACTGACATTCTTGTCCTAGACATAAGCAAAATCTATTGACTGGTAAAAAAAATCTAGAACAAATGGCAATGCTTAAAGAAAATTAATGTAGCCAAGAGCTTTCAGTAGACAGATGCTAATGAAACTTCAAAATGTAGCCTTTCAAAGGGGGGCTCTTTTTTGGTGCCAACATCTAAAGCAATCACAGTGTAGAAACTTTTATCCAACATACATGAAGAATAAAGACCAGAAGGCCATGGGGTTTATACAATACCTGAATGGTGCTATGAGCAAAAATCCTTTGTCTACTTCTCTTGAAGCTAACATCTACCCTTTCCCAGGGAATTCTATTTAGGCTTTTCAGCATTACCTCTGAAATTGAAGACAGGTTAATTCAGTTACAGAACATACATCTTAATCATCCCGGAGAAATGGAAGTATGGAACAGTATTGGATATAATACAAAACACACTAAATAACAACAAAACTTTAGCTCCAATGGAAACATTAACCACCGTAAAGACTTCGTCATTAGAAACTTGGCATCTGTGGTTTCTGCTGGTTTATCAAGTCCTTGCCTCCTTGGACAATAAACAGTACATCATCATGGAAAGCCTGGTACTACTATAACTCCAATTCAGTATCTTACCTTCCATTTCACTTGTAGTTTTTGCCTGATAAATCATTTCATCCGAAAAATCAACATCCCGAACCTTTGGTTTTTCCACATATACAACATGTGGATATCTTACATCATCCACAAAATCTTCTTTCTGATGCCAGACGATTTTGAAACATAAGAACCCTGTTACAGACCAAATATGGGCTGATAATAAATAGATCATTACCTTGGGAAGCTCATGTTGACAGCGTATTGAAGATGTCTTCCAGCCAACAACGACTGAACTTTTAGTCAAGGCCATAAAGCAAAGTGCTTTAAATTCTGAATTGGTAAATAGATATCCAATATGTTTATATTGATCTGCTAAGTACAAATATTCATGGCACAAGGATACAATCACCACAAACATTTGAGTAAGCAACACAACGCCTGAAAGAACGAAGAGCTGATCTGCACGTAGAAATAAAGTAAAAGATACGCTGAAATAAGGAGATCTATTTCTGTAGTTATTCATCTAAAACAACATTTATATAGCATACATGAAATGGAGATCCCCGTAATCAGTAACCATCTGAAGAAGTAATGGTGGCTTCTCATCTTCAACATCCTTTAGAAAAAGATGTTTTCCACTTCTCCCAGCAAGCCAGGACATACCAAAAGCCATCTTTTCCAATCTATAGGAACCACGGAGAAGGGGCATCTGCGTGTAGCCATCAACAATGGAGTCAATTAATCTGCATATCCAGTCAATCTGCCAGTTTGTCACACCATCGTACGAGATGCACCCACTAGAATCAGAAATCTACTAATTGCCAGTGATGGATATTAGGAGGAAGAAAGTTGTGCATATTTAATACATCGAAACAATAACACTGATAGATATGGTAGCAACCAGGTGAATGAAATGGAAAAAAGAACAACTTAAATCGAAACGGCATAACTGTATTTACATCAAACTAATACCTTTACTGAAGTTCATATTTGACATTAATATACATAATTCATTAATTCAAATTTATCCACTTTGTATCTGAGCTTCCATACTCCTTCTGGTTTAATATAATTCAGGGATATTTTGGTTTATCAAAAAAAAAGATATCTAGTTATGCAAGCTCAAATTAAACCACAATAGGTTGCCATCTGGCCAAGGCTTGATATAAAGGCAGAATGTACTGCAAAATTTGTAAATAACCTGTTTATGTGATCTTGTGCCAAGGTGTGGTGTTGCAAAAGTTATAAAGTTCATGGGCTCCAAACCAGCAATCTTGCCTTGACCCATCGGTTGGTTGCTACGAGCATCACTGACATCCTTCTCATACTCCTCATGACAATCTGTTTGTGTAGCAGGCTCATATAGTAGTGCAATGGCGTATCTTGCAATCAACCCACCCAATGAGTGTGCAACAAAGGAGATCTTCTGAAGTTCTGGTCTACACTTAACAACTGAAAGCACCTAAAAACACAAAATATAGGTTAATTTGAAGTAAGGAAGACGAGGCAGAGAGTAATAGGAGCAGATATAATGATAAAGCAGATAAAGGTGTGCTTTTCAGTAATCAGCGGTGGGGAAATTCCCCACCTGGAATAGTAAAGTTGTTTATCATGAAAGAGAAGAGTAGAAAAAAATGTAGATTAAAGATCATTGAGGCTAGCTCAGCTCTGTATATTAATTTTTCCAATATGGATTTATCAATACTCACCTCCTCCGCTAATCTCCTTCCCATCACATCAACACCATCGAAAGTTCGAGTTGCTGAGTTGCATCCACTGCCTGTGCCACACAACAGAACATTCCCATTTATTTTCTCCCACAGGGGATGTGGCATTAATGATAGTGTGACTACTTAATTCACTATCCAAAATAGTGGTCCATTCCCAACTGAAAGAGTACTAGTTTTGGGGTTGAACGTACTTGCACATAAATAGTAAAATACTTTAATCAATGCAGTTCAACTTACAATGAACAACCACATCCTCAGGGTGTTTTCTGATGAAATGTTTTGCTGCGTAACCCCAATTTTCTGCACTGCACTAGAAAAGTCAAACATTTGAAAAAAAAAGTGGAAATAGATGTCTCCTTACAATACAACTGCACTGAAAAATAGAAACTAAGGTAAAATGGAAATAGATGTTTCCTCAGAACACATTGTAGAACTGCATGTTAGCTCACAACACATTCTAGAAACTAAGGTAAAATATAGGATTTTGCACATTATTACACGTCTTGAACACTTGCACAGTTGCACACCCTTCTGTTTGGGAGTGCAGCCAAATATACATGTACAAGTAGTAAAGTATCACTGCTAGTAAATTAACTAGAGTAATACTACTGCACACTGGAACCTAATTAGAAGGTAAGAACTTAGAAGACAAATTGTGCATTTACAAGTGTATCAATTCGTGCAGGTTAAATGACATTTCACATGAACAAATGTATCAATAATATACATTTACAAGTGTACATTAAAATAAATTATGTTTCTGTGGATTCGAATGTTTATATTTGTTTGAACACCAAAGTTTTGACAAGATTAAGAGCAACTTCTGTAGTGTGAAAGTGTGACAAATACTCGGCTATCTTGTTCCTCAGGGATCCAACATTCGAATAGCATCCACTGAATGTTAGCCCTTAAATACTCATGATTTGCAATGGATTGCTTTCCTTTCCATCATAGGTTCATTAGATTGACCGATAGCTTCATTCAAAACGATTCTAAAATTGCCAACTATTTTGTCCACATAGCCTTTAGTTCAAAAGTCAAGGAGCTAGCCGATTGCGTGTGAGTGGTCCGGGATTAAGCAGTAAGAAACGGAGGGGAGGAAAAAAAAAGAGATGAAACAATCACCTGCCGACGATCCCATTGACGGTCACGATCAGATGCGTGGGCGCCCGACTGCTGCCCCCCTCTCCGCCTCCCTCGTCggcgccggagccggagcccgaGGGCCCCTCGTCGGCGCCGGACACCGTGAAGCACCCGGGCCGCGGGAGGCACGCCGCCggcagccacctcctcctcctccccttcttCTCCCCGCCCTTCCCCGGCGGCATCCTACTTGGATTTGacctggccgccgccgccgatgctGCCTGGGAGAGTCGCCCAGAACTAATAAGAAGTTTCCTCAGTGACGCCGGTGGGTGCTGATGAGGTGAGGGGGCGGCGCGGGAGCTCAACTGCCCGGTGGGTCGCTTCTGGTTTCCTGCTTCTGTTTGTTTGCGGGCGGGGTGGGAGACGGAGAGCGCTGGACCTGGTGGTGTGGTGGATCACCACTTCACTCCGCGGACCGGCTCACCTCACCGGCAGCAGCCTTTAcctttttctcttattttttctCCCTTCTCCTGCCCTCCTCCGGTGATGGGATCAAATCGCAGGGTGATGCGTCGTCGTCGTCGACATCGCACGGGGTGGATCTGGTGCGATCCGTAACGTTCGAGATGCGATGATGCCTCCTAAAGCTCTCCTTTTTCTTCCACGATAACCTCGTCGTCGAGAGTCGAGACGATATGCGCCCCTGTCTCTGCAATCCGTTATACGTTCGCCGTGTCCGGATAAAATCGGACTGTTCTAAGAGAGGGGACAAGTCTAGACGGCAATTTTTCCTTCTCTACGAGTCGATCTACAATAGTATAGTCGTTTGTTTGTCGTCGTGGATTTGTGCCGTTTGACCGACTATTTCAGCTTTCTGGAACTACCATCTCCGTCTTGGTTTCCCAGTCCTTATCGTATTCTGGGTCATATTTTGACCATGATTTTAATAACTAATAAAATATATGTAACATGTAGCAGAAATAATATCATTGAAAACTACATTCGAATACGAATCCAACAACATAATTTTCAGTGACATGCATTAATATTTTGCTAGTTAtatgatatgatcaaactttAACCCAAAATACAGCGGGAACTAATAaatcaggacggaggtagtacttggtATTATTTTCTCATCAGGCGGCTTGGGGGAGTAATTGGTAAACTAATTCAAGGGTCACCGTTAGGCGAGCAACCAATGGAAATACTAATGCGCATTGACATTCAGAGATCCAAACCACTACCAGTCAGCAATTCCTCATTCGTCCCAAATCTAGAAGGGTGCGTAAGAGACACCAATTTTCAGTAATTAGGCTGGCACACTTCTTTCATCTCTAGAAGTGGACGCCAATTTCGTAGAAACAAACGGGGATTTTGACCCCTTGCAGCTCCATTGATGACATCTAGATCATGACGACCAGCCTTCAGCAGGCGACCTAGATCTTAGGTTTTCTTCCCTCTTCCTTTTTACTGGTCCGCCTGAAACCTGGAACCACGCCTGCTTGAAGGTCATTATCGGAAAGCACACCCTGGAAGGTGGAAACATGCTACTCCTACTATTATACAAGCATACACAGTTTCCATAACTTAGTTTATATCCAGACAAACCGCTCACATTAAGCCAACTTCAGCATCTCGATTTGTAAATGCGAAGAAGGCAGGTTCAGCTGTCGGTGCTCTTCACGGCGACAGGCTCACTGCAATAAGGGCAGTTCCCGAACAGGACATCAAACGACCTGCAGAGAACACATGACAAGAACGATCAGAGACGAAGTACATTGCACATCAATCCAATGCGTATGGTGGGGGGAACAATCGCTTTAGGGTTCATCATTTCGACGTACTGCCTTGTCGTAGTAATGGTGCGCAGCCAGTCTCTCAGGCACACGGAGTGGAAGGCTCTGCTGCAGCTAGGGTTTTCGCACTTGTAGTCCGCCGCGCACCCGCTCTGAGTCCCGAGTTCGTCATCTTCATTCAGGAGCAAAGACGCAAGACATTATGGTCAGGGAACTACATGCCGGGCAGAAAAGGTTGCAACCAGAGGTGGAATAGAGATTGGCTCACCGACGGGCAGATGCGTGGCGTAACATATCCCACAATCAGCTTGCTGGTCATCTTTGATACTCACAGAAGGGGGTTGCGGCAGAGCAAAATCTAAGACGGTTGCCAGGTTTTCATGGAACTTTCTGTCAGCGCTCCTAGTATCAGAAAAATGATATCTGTAGCACCTCGTCGCATGGCCTCTAATGTAACACTAGAGAAATTTCAATTTCATTTATACACTCCTACTTTAATACTATTCCGCAAGAACATACTCATGGGGCTTTCAGAAAAGAAGATACTAGGAGCAGCAGAGTTATCCAGAACTAACTTCAACAGGCTATAAAATATCTGAATATGACATACTTCAGTGGCATATCATAGTACTAgctctgtcccaaaatataagacgtttctGTGGTTCAAATTGAActgcaaaaacatcttatatttagggacagagggagtaataaataagtagaaaagGTACAATACGTCACTTAATGCAGGAAACCTGGTAATATACCATCTCTTACGATTTTTTCTCCAATTCTTTATCAGCCTTTCCAATTTCCCATCTGTGCCTAGGAAGCGGCACCTGGAAAATTTGTTGACGATCAACAATGATGCTTGCATTTTCATGTACAGACTTGACATCTCAGCTTACTCTGGTAAGGAGTTGGGCTTGTGCGTATCAACATGTAGTAAAATATAGCAATCATCACCCAAAGCTATGCGATGATGAGACATAGCATATGTCGGCTTTGTAGGATCGACAACCCAAAGGGCCTTGTCAATGCCATCCATTGTAGACCAGTAATCTTGCAATACCTTCAGGTGCTAATTGTTTACACAAAACATAATAAGTTAATAGGTTATTACCCATAAATATGCAGCTCATGAGGTGGAAGTGTAAGAAGTGGAACTAATGAGAAGATGATAAATAATATCTCCCCAACCTCTTGGAACTGGCAGAGAACATCCTTCAGTCTTGAGCTTTCTGACCACTGTAATTTAGGGAGATAAGGAACATCCTGTAAGAAGTAGACAACCATATAGCATGTGTGATCCTTCATTAATATCTGACATTGCACAATACGGTGAAAACAGTTCTGACAGATGCTTTGAAAATTAGATGAAATGTACCGCAGCAATTGAAGGAGGGCATGCCGGGTAGTTCATGGGCAGTGTGATCTCCAGTAAATGGTGCCGTCGCTGCTCATCCCTGACAATCAGAGATGCCACAAGCCATAAGTATATGTAATGCAAATGCAATCACAGAACAGAAACACTGCATGCATTGTCAAAGGAacttcatggtatcatcatatccAAGCTACAGCTCAAAGTTCTTGATACACGGTAACCCGTCAACCTGATAAGGAACAACGCATGAAACTGCTGAACTTCagttagtttttttttttttgaggtaCTTCAGTTAGTTGTTCGTGCACAGGTGCGCTAAGCTGATGATCGTAGTGTCACCGAACAACAATACTTCATTCCAGACCATCAAAACATCAAATGCACAAACATCAGGCATCGCAGAAACGTCAGCCAGGTAAGGCGAGAAATCCCTTACATGACGCGGAAGGTGAGGCACGACACGCCGTCATCGCCTGTGGCGCTCACTAGTTGCCCCCACCCGACCTCTTCGATCTGCGAGCACGAAACGGTAACGCGGGATCACCTACCGGACTACCACGCCACTCGGAGGGAGCAGAAAGCGAGAAAACTATCGGCCACGCCCGGTGCGGCATTTCGTCGAACGGGTAGCGCACCTGCGCGAACACGGAGCTGTAGAACGCGGGCGGTCTGCGCGGGCGCGGCGGCCCCGCTTCCCCCTGGCCGTCCTGCGAAGGGCGCGAGTGAGCTCCGGCGTCGCGAGAGGGGGTGGCGGGTAGCACCATGACTCGAGAGggccaaccgccgccgccgccgtcgctcgcCCACCGCTTCTGctcgccgcggcttggctttttctttctttttgagCGAACGCACGGTTTTTTTTTCTGAGGAAAAGGCACGGCCGGCATCCGAGTGTAGGGCTTGCCGGCCGGCCAAGCATTGGCTTGGTCGGCCAGTTCCGCAGCTGGCCCATGCATGAAGGCCGACCTGACATGACACGGCGGTTTAGATTCACGGTCCATTCCGCTAGCCTGCGTCCCCTGCCCGTCGATTGAACGATTTACCCCGCGAGTGTGGATTCGTTGTACTAAAAAAAAATCATTTTACCCTTTATCTCACCATTCAGTTTGCGTCAAGATTTATGCTATCTTTATATAGAAAtttcttcttttgtttctttcAAATAAGAGAACATTTAACCTTGAAAACTTTACAGGTTAACTATAAACAAGAGCAACTCTTCGTATAAAAGATCTCGCAAAAAAAAACTCCTCGTATAAAATGTTTCCGCTTttctttattgaaacaaaaattTATCAAATTTTGAATAAGTTATAACATTTAAATTTTTTTACGGAAATACTAACACCCACACGTGTGGGCATTTGCATCC
This genomic window from Aegilops tauschii subsp. strangulata cultivar AL8/78 chromosome 4, Aet v6.0, whole genome shotgun sequence contains:
- the LOC109732809 gene encoding lipid droplet phospholipase 1 isoform X1, with amino-acid sequence MPPGKGGEKKGRRRRWLPAACLPRPGCFTVSGADEGPSGSGSGADEGGGEGGSSRAPTHLIVTVNGIVGSAENWGYAAKHFIRKHPEDVVVHCSGCNSATRTFDGVDVMGRRLAEEVLSVVKCRPELQKISFVAHSLGGLIARYAIALLYEPATQTDCHEEYEKDVSDARSNQPMGQGKIAGLEPMNFITFATPHLGTRSHKQMPLLRGSYRLEKMAFGMSWLAGRSGKHLFLKDVEDEKPPLLLQMVTDYGDLHFISALRSFRRCVAYSNVCGDFVVGWKTSSIRCQHELPKKEDFVDDVRYPHVVYVEKPKVRDVDFSDEMIYQAKTTSEMEEVMLKSLNRIPWERVDVSFKRSRQRIFAHSTIQVKTYFFNSDGADVVFHMIDHFLY
- the LOC109732809 gene encoding putative lipase ROG1 isoform X2; translated protein: MGSSAENWGYAAKHFIRKHPEDVVVHCSGCNSATRTFDGVDVMGRRLAEEVLSVVKCRPELQKISFVAHSLGGLIARYAIALLYEPATQTDCHEEYEKDVSDARSNQPMGQGKIAGLEPMNFITFATPHLGTRSHKQMPLLRGSYRLEKMAFGMSWLAGRSGKHLFLKDVEDEKPPLLLQMVTDYGDLHFISALRSFRRCVAYSNVCGDFVVGWKTSSIRCQHELPKKEDFVDDVRYPHVVYVEKPKVRDVDFSDEMIYQAKTTSEMEEVMLKSLNRIPWERVDVSFKRSRQRIFAHSTIQVKTYFFNSDGADVVFHMIDHFLY
- the LOC109732810 gene encoding uncharacterized protein isoform X1 translates to MDRESKPPCHVRSAFMHGPAAELADQANAWPAGKPYTRMPAVPFPQKKKPCVRSKRKKKPSRGEQKRWASDGGGGGWPSRVMVLPATPSRDAGAHSRPSQDGQGEAGPPRPRRPPAFYSSVFAQIEEVGWGQLVSATGDDGVSCLTFRVMDEQRRHHLLEITLPMNYPACPPSIAADVPYLPKLQWSESSRLKDVLCQFQEHLKVLQDYWSTMDGIDKALWVVDPTKPTYAMSHHRIALGDDCYILLHVDTHKPNSLPECRFLGTDGKLERLIKNWRKNRKRWSADRKFHENLATVLDFALPQPPSVSIKDDQQADCGICYATHLPVDDELGTQSGCAADYKCENPSCSRAFHSVCLRDWLRTITTTRQSFDVLFGNCPYCSEPVAVKSTDS
- the LOC109732810 gene encoding uncharacterized protein isoform X2, whose product is MGQLRNWPTKPMLGRPASPTLGCRPCLFLRKKNRAFAQKERKSQAAASRSGGRATAAAAVGPLESWCYPPPPLATPELTRALRRTARGKRGRRARADRPRSTAPCSRRDEQRRHHLLEITLPMNYPACPPSIAADVPYLPKLQWSESSRLKDVLCQFQEHLKVLQDYWSTMDGIDKALWVVDPTKPTYAMSHHRIALGDDCYILLHVDTHKPNSLPECRFLGTDGKLERLIKNWRKNRKRWSADRKFHENLATVLDFALPQPPSVSIKDDQQADCGICYATHLPVDDELGTQSGCAADYKCENPSCSRAFHSVCLRDWLRTITTTRQSFDVLFGNCPYCSEPVAVKSTDS